From one Triticum urartu cultivar G1812 chromosome 3, Tu2.1, whole genome shotgun sequence genomic stretch:
- the LOC125543079 gene encoding UDP-glycosyltransferase 73C10-like, translating to MTLSGSGDGQSGSARAHFVLVPMMAQGHTIPMTDMARLLAEHGVQVSFITMPVNAARLEGFAADVKAAGLAVQLVELHFPSVEFGLPDGCENLDMIQSKNLFLNFMKACAVLQEPLMAYLRQQQRSPPSCIISDMMHWWTGDIARELDIPRLTFSGFCGFSSLVRYIIFHNNLLEHVTDDNELITIPGFPTPLELTKAKLPGTLCVPGMEQIREKMYEEELRCDGEITNSFKELETLYIESYEQIARKKVWTIGPMCLCHRNSNTTAARGNKAPMDEAQCLQWLDSRKPGSVIFVSFGSLACTTPQQLVELGLGLEASKKPFIWVIKAGPKFPEVEEWLADGFEERVKDRGMIIRGWAPQVLILWHQAIGGFVTHCGWNSTIEGICAGVPMITWPHFAEQFLNEKLVVDVLKLGVEVGVQGVTQWGSEQQEVMVTRGAVEIAVNTLMGEGEATEELRMRAEDCAIKARRAFNEEGSSYNNVRLLIQEMGNKTNACG from the exons ATGACCCTCTCCGGCAGCGGCGATGGCCAGAGCGGCTCCGCGAGGGCGCACTTCGTGCTGGTGCCGATGATGGCTCAGGGCCATACCATCCCCATGACCGACATGGCACGCCTGCTGGCAGAGCATGGCGTGCAGGTCAGCTTCATCACCATGCCGGTAAACGCTGCTAGGTTGGAGGGCTTCGCCGCTGACGTGAAGGCGGCGGGCCTGGCGGTTCAGCTTGTGGAGCTCCACTTCCCGAGTGTAGAGTTCGGCCTACCAGATGGCTGTGAGAACCTCGACATGATTCAATCAAAGAATTTGTTCTTGAACTTCATGAAGGCCTGTGCCGTGCTGCAGGAGCCGCTCATGGCGTACCTCCGTCAGCAGCAGCGCTCGCCTCCTAGCTGCATCATATCTGACATGATGCACTGGTGGACCGGCGACATCGCAAGGGAGCTCGACATCCCGAGGCTCACCTTCAGTGGCTTTTGTGGCTTCTCGTCCCTTGTCAG GTACATCATTTTTCACAATAATTTATTGGAGCATGTCACAGATGACAATGAGCTCATCACGATCCCGGGGTTCCCTACACCGCTAGAGTTGACGAAGGCTAAGTTGCCTGGAACCCTTTGTGTTCCGGGTATGGAGCAAATCCGTGAGAAGATGTATGAGGAGGAGCTGAGATGCGATGGTGAGATCACTAATAGCTTCAAAGAGCTCGAGACATTGTACATTGAATCTTATGAGCAGATAGCAAGGAAGAAGGTCTGGACGATCGGGCCAATGTGCCTCTGCCACCGAAACAGCAACACAACGGCCGCAAGAGGAAACAAGGCACCAATGGATGAGGCACAGTGCTTGCAATGGCTTGATTCAAGGAAGCCAGGCTCAGTGATCTTTGTGAGTTTTGGAAGCCTTGCTTGCACTACACCACAACAACTTGTTGAGCTGGGACTGGGACTCGAAGCCTCCAAGAAACCGTTTATTTGGGTGATCAAAGCAGGACCTAAGTTTCCAGAAGTCGAGGAATGGCTCGCAGATGGGTTCGAGGAGCGTGTCAAAGACAGAGGCATGATCATAAGGGGCTGGGCGCCACAggtgttgatcctgtggcaccaAGCCATTGGAGGATTTGTGACACACTGTGGGTGGAACTCAACAATAGAGGGCATCTGTGCAGGTGTGCCCATGATCACATGGCCACACTTTGCAGAGCAGTTTCTGAATGAGAAGCTGGTCGTGGATGTGCTGAAACTTGGGGTAGAGGTTGGAGTGCAAGGAGTTACACAGTGGGGAAGTGAACAACAAGAGGTTATGGTTACCAGAGGTGCTGTGGAGATAGCAGTGAACACCCTGATGGGTGAAGGGGAGGCTACAGAGGAGTTGAGAATGAGAGCAGAAGACTGCGCCATTAAGGCAAGGAGGGCTTTCAACGAGGAAGGTTCTTCTTACAACAACGTAAGGCTGTTAATTCAAGAAATGGGAAACAAGACGAATGCATGTGGTTGA